From Micromonospora echinaurantiaca:
GGCGCGGATCGCGTCGATGTCGATGGCCGCCGGCAGGTCGTCCACGTAGCCGGCGAGGAAGTCGTACGTCCCGGTGGTGTCGGCGGCGCGGGCCCGGGCGTACGGGACGCGCCTGACCTCGGTCAGCCCGCCGGCCAGGATCGCGTTGGCCCGGTCCTGGATCCACTTCGTGACGTCGGCGTCGGCCGGGCCGCCGTGGGTGGGGTTGTACTTGAAGCCGCCGTCGTCGGGCGGGTTGTGCGACGGGGTGATCACGATGCCGTCGGCGAGCCCGGTGGTGCGCCCCCGGTTGTGGGTCAGCACGGCGTGCGACAGCGCCGGGGTGGGGGTGTAGCCGTCCCGGCTGTCCACCAGCACGGTGACCCCGTTGGCGGCGAGCACCTCCAGCGCGGTCACCGCGGCCGGAGCGGAGAGGGCGTGGGTGTCGCGGGCGAGGAAGAGCGGGCCGTCCGGGCCGCGCTCCCGGCGGTGGTCGCAGAGCGCCTGGGTGACGGCGAGGATGTGGTCTTCGTTGAACGCGCTGCGCAGGCTCGACCCGCGGTGGCCGGAGGTGCCGAAGGAGACCTGCTGCGCCGGGTCGTGCGGATCCGGGTGCTCGGCGTAGTAGGCGGTCACCAACCTCGGCACGTCGACCAGGTCGGCGGGCTCGGCGGGCTGGCCGGCACGGGGATGGGCCACTGCGGCAACCTCCTCAGGCGGGGACGGACGTCGACTCTTTCCCTCGGGCGGGCGGGGTCACACGTGGCGGTGCCTCACAGCTCCACCCGCTGGCCCTTGCCGATCACCACGACGCCGTTGTCCGACACGGTGTAGCGCTGCCGGTCCTTCTCCAGGTCGACGCCGATCTCGGCGCCCTCGGGCACGACCACGTTCTTGTCGAGGATGGCCCGGCGGACCACCGCGTGCCGGCCGATCTCGACGCCCTCCATCAGCACCGAACCGTCGACGTGCGCCCAGGAGTGCACCTTGACCTTGGGCGAGACGACCGAGTTCTCCACCAGCGAGCCGGAGATCACCGCGCCGGGCGAGACCATCGAGGCGACCGCCCGGCCGACCCGCTCGCCCCACTGGTGCACGAACTTGGCCGGCGGGTACGGCGGCTGCTCCGTGTAGATCGGCCACTCGAAGTTGTAGAGGTTGAACACCGGGTGCACGTTGATCAGATCCATGTGGGCGTCGTAGAACGAGTCGAGCGTCCCCACGTCGCGCCAGTAGCCGCGGTCCCGGTCGGTGCTGCCGGGCACCTCGTTGTCGCGGAAGTCGTAGACGTTCGCCTCGCCGCGCTCGACCATCATCGGGATGATGCTGCCGCCCATGTCGTGCTTGCTGGACTTGTCCTCCGCGTCGCGCTCGACGGCGTCGCAGAGCGCCTTGGTGGTGAAGACGTAGTTGCCCATCGAGGCGTAGATCTGGTCGGGGGCGTCGGGCAGGCCGACCGCGTCGGTGGGCTTCTCGCGGAACGCCCGGATCCGCCGGCCGTCCTCGCCGACCTCGATCACGCCGAACTGGTCGGCCATCGACAGCGGCTGCCGGATGCCGGCCACGGTGACCGCGGCGCCGGAGGCGATGTGGTCCTCCACCATCTGCCGCGGGTCCATCCGGTAGATGTGGTCGGCGCCGAAGACGATCACGTAGTCGGGCTGCTCGTCGTGGATCAGGTTGAAGCTCTGGTAGATCGCGTCGGCCGAGCCGGCGAACCACCAGGGACCGCGGCGCTGCTGCGCCGGCACCGGGGTCACGTAGTTGCCCAACAGGGTGGACATCCGCCAGGTCTTGGTGATGTGCCGGTCGAGCGAGTGCGACTTGTACTGGGTCAGCACCACGATCTTGAGGTAGCCGGCGTTGGCCAGGTTGGAGAGGACGAAGTCGACCATGCGGTACATCCCGCCGAAGGGGACGGCCGGCTTCGCCCGGTCCGTGGTGAGCGGCATCAGGCGCTTGCCCTCCCCGCCGGCCAGGACGATCGCGAGCACCTTG
This genomic window contains:
- the glgC gene encoding glucose-1-phosphate adenylyltransferase, whose amino-acid sequence is MADKVLAIVLAGGEGKRLMPLTTDRAKPAVPFGGMYRMVDFVLSNLANAGYLKIVVLTQYKSHSLDRHITKTWRMSTLLGNYVTPVPAQQRRGPWWFAGSADAIYQSFNLIHDEQPDYVIVFGADHIYRMDPRQMVEDHIASGAAVTVAGIRQPLSMADQFGVIEVGEDGRRIRAFREKPTDAVGLPDAPDQIYASMGNYVFTTKALCDAVERDAEDKSSKHDMGGSIIPMMVERGEANVYDFRDNEVPGSTDRDRGYWRDVGTLDSFYDAHMDLINVHPVFNLYNFEWPIYTEQPPYPPAKFVHQWGERVGRAVASMVSPGAVISGSLVENSVVSPKVKVHSWAHVDGSVLMEGVEIGRHAVVRRAILDKNVVVPEGAEIGVDLEKDRQRYTVSDNGVVVIGKGQRVEL